From Chromohalobacter canadensis, one genomic window encodes:
- a CDS encoding entericidin A/B family lipoprotein — protein MKRMLAFSLLLMFTAGAISGCNTFEGAGEDIEQGGEEVQEAAD, from the coding sequence ATGAAACGGATGCTGGCTTTTTCCTTGTTGCTGATGTTCACCGCTGGTGCCATCAGTGGCTGCAACACGTTTGAAGGCGCAGGTGAAGATATCGAGCAAGGCGGTGAAGAAGTTCAAGAAGCTGCCGATTGA
- a CDS encoding ABC transporter permease encodes MSVSALSRPVSSRLVLLISLSVLLIALVVGMEQLAPLFRALFPDQDPAMYQRESFLNLTLAHLALVLVSSLISVSVGVAAGLFVTRPAGREFEPLVSTLAAIGQTFPPAAVLAIVVPVAGFGFVPTLVALVLYGLLPVVQNTVAGLGTVPAQTLEAARGNGMNAWQILWRIELPLAMRVIIAGVRVSVIINIGTATIGSTVGAKTLGTPIIAGLVGNNLPYVIQGAVLVGLLAIVTDLAFERLEQRFSFGESGKAS; translated from the coding sequence ATGAGCGTCAGCGCACTATCCCGTCCCGTCTCCTCGCGCCTTGTCCTGCTGATCTCCCTCAGCGTCTTGCTGATCGCGCTGGTGGTGGGTATGGAGCAGTTGGCGCCACTGTTTCGGGCGTTGTTTCCCGATCAAGATCCGGCGATGTATCAGCGCGAGAGCTTTCTCAATCTGACGCTCGCCCATCTCGCCCTGGTGCTGGTGTCGTCGCTCATCTCGGTGAGTGTCGGCGTTGCAGCGGGGCTTTTTGTCACGCGGCCGGCGGGGCGCGAGTTCGAGCCCTTGGTCTCGACGCTGGCCGCCATCGGCCAGACCTTCCCCCCGGCAGCAGTGCTGGCCATCGTCGTGCCCGTCGCCGGTTTCGGCTTCGTTCCCACCTTGGTGGCGCTGGTGCTCTACGGCCTCTTGCCGGTGGTGCAAAACACCGTCGCTGGGTTGGGCACGGTGCCCGCACAAACGCTCGAGGCCGCACGCGGCAACGGCATGAACGCCTGGCAGATCCTGTGGCGCATCGAACTGCCCCTGGCGATGCGGGTCATCATCGCCGGCGTGCGCGTCTCGGTGATTATCAACATCGGCACAGCGACGATCGGCTCCACGGTCGGTGCCAAGACACTGGGCACGCCTATCATCGCCGGCTTGGTGGGCAACAATCTGCCTTACGTGATTCAAGGTGCGGTACTGGTGGGGCTTCTGGCTATCGTCACCGACTTGGCGTTCGAACGCTTGGAGCAACGCTTTTCATTCGGTGAGAGTGGCAAGGCGTCGTAA
- a CDS encoding ion transporter: MSAPSASHSHRRERLYLVWDIAIVVLVSANLLLLLVDSLFLLPPLNAGLEALAPSLHQAYDSAIHQRFMTIDLVFVSIFLLDVLAGWAMAIAERRYARWFFYPFVHWYDVLGCIPVSGFRLLRVLRLISLLIRLQRLGAIDIRRWRLYAFFERYYRVLMEELSDRVATRLLSSLQEEVQRSDDFTKRLTEQVIQPRKAALVDEIARRLETTVDKSYAENHQEVHRYVATLVTRTLEENQELTRLRRLPMGEHVAHAMERSLSDVASRVVHEAIDGLRSPRFKSLIGDLAGSGIDAWLYVDQRTDRVTEQVLIETLEMLKDEIAVQRWRDELDLR, translated from the coding sequence ATGAGCGCACCTTCCGCCTCCCACTCGCACCGACGCGAGCGCCTTTATCTCGTCTGGGACATCGCCATCGTGGTGCTGGTCTCGGCGAACCTGTTGCTGCTGCTCGTCGATAGCCTGTTTCTCTTGCCGCCGCTGAATGCCGGGCTCGAAGCGCTGGCGCCGAGCCTCCACCAGGCTTATGACAGCGCCATTCACCAGCGTTTCATGACGATCGACCTGGTCTTCGTGAGCATCTTCCTGCTCGATGTCCTGGCCGGCTGGGCGATGGCCATCGCCGAGCGCCGCTACGCACGCTGGTTCTTCTATCCCTTCGTACACTGGTATGACGTGCTGGGATGCATTCCGGTCAGCGGCTTCCGCCTCCTGCGTGTACTGCGCCTCATCTCGCTGCTGATTCGATTGCAGCGTCTGGGGGCAATCGACATCCGCCGCTGGCGTCTATATGCCTTCTTCGAGCGCTACTACCGGGTACTCATGGAGGAGCTTTCCGATCGCGTGGCAACGCGCCTGCTGAGCAGCTTGCAGGAGGAAGTCCAGCGCAGTGACGACTTCACCAAACGTCTCACGGAACAGGTGATCCAGCCACGCAAGGCGGCATTGGTCGACGAGATCGCCAGGCGCCTCGAAACCACCGTCGACAAGAGCTATGCCGAGAATCATCAGGAAGTGCATCGCTACGTAGCGACCCTGGTCACTCGCACGCTCGAGGAAAATCAGGAGCTCACCCGGCTGAGACGCCTGCCCATGGGCGAGCATGTGGCACATGCCATGGAACGCAGCCTGAGCGACGTTGCCAGCCGCGTGGTCCACGAGGCCATCGATGGGCTACGCTCGCCGCGTTTCAAGAGCCTCATCGGCGATCTGGCTGGAAGCGGCATCGATGCCTGGCTATACGTCGACCAGCGCACCGACCGCGTCACCGAGCAGGTGTTGATCGAAACGCTGGAAATGCTCAAGGACGAGATCGCCGTACAGCGCTGGCGAGACGAACTCGACCTCCGGTGA
- a CDS encoding ABC transporter permease, with the protein MSVSHVPPSDAASARLVANRVLATLLGAGLLAAWLLPFATMSPNRLASGQTVGLSEALSAWQVIALLALSAVLAVAALRRPLPREIAHGVVLLASLGLLMITLYSLGDYAQRTLVEKSPSARVSQGSAFWVLVFCCALAAIDAFQRASSGWLLRLGYMLIAGGSVAILFASGHFSDLSIMREYANIRDNFSDQFITHLVLVGSALGPALLIGVPLGLLAHRRARLQGTLFSVLNFFQTIPSIALFALLVAPLSALGNAFPLLGEWGVKGIGAAPAIIALVMYALLPVVRNTYAGLKGVPPATVEAARGMGMTARQVLWRVEIPLALPVMLSGLRIVTVQAIGLTVVAALIGAGGLGAFIFQGLGQYAIDLVLLGAIPTIVLAVIADFTLQMLVVLSKPAGTRR; encoded by the coding sequence ATGTCTGTTTCTCACGTTCCCCCGAGCGACGCGGCCAGCGCTCGCCTGGTGGCCAATCGCGTCCTGGCCACGCTGCTAGGTGCGGGGCTCCTGGCGGCTTGGCTATTGCCCTTCGCCACGATGTCGCCCAACCGCTTGGCCTCCGGGCAAACCGTCGGCCTGAGCGAGGCGTTATCAGCCTGGCAAGTGATCGCTCTTCTAGCCCTGAGCGCGGTGCTGGCCGTAGCAGCGCTGCGACGCCCGCTACCGCGCGAGATCGCCCATGGTGTGGTCTTGCTGGCCAGCCTGGGGCTGCTGATGATCACGCTGTATAGCCTGGGCGACTACGCGCAACGCACGCTGGTCGAAAAATCGCCGTCGGCGCGCGTCTCGCAAGGGTCAGCCTTCTGGGTGCTGGTCTTCTGCTGCGCCCTGGCGGCCATCGATGCTTTTCAGCGCGCCTCCAGCGGCTGGCTACTGCGTCTGGGTTACATGCTGATCGCGGGGGGAAGCGTGGCGATATTGTTCGCCAGCGGTCATTTCAGCGATCTATCGATCATGCGGGAATACGCCAACATTCGCGACAACTTCAGTGATCAGTTCATCACGCACTTGGTGCTGGTGGGCTCCGCGCTGGGGCCGGCGTTACTCATCGGCGTTCCACTGGGCCTGCTGGCCCATCGCCGCGCACGCTTGCAGGGGACGCTGTTCAGCGTGCTCAATTTCTTCCAGACGATTCCCTCGATTGCCCTGTTCGCCCTGCTCGTCGCGCCGCTTTCGGCACTCGGCAACGCCTTCCCATTGCTCGGCGAATGGGGCGTCAAGGGCATCGGCGCCGCGCCGGCCATCATCGCGCTGGTGATGTACGCGCTGCTACCCGTGGTACGCAATACCTACGCCGGGCTCAAGGGCGTCCCGCCTGCCACCGTGGAGGCCGCACGCGGCATGGGCATGACCGCGCGCCAGGTGCTGTGGCGCGTGGAGATCCCTTTAGCGTTGCCGGTCATGCTTTCGGGGCTGCGCATCGTCACTGTGCAGGCCATCGGCCTGACGGTGGTGGCGGCGCTGATCGGTGCCGGGGGCCTGGGCGCCTTTATCTTCCAAGGCCTTGGCCAATATGCCATCGACCTGGTCCTGCTCGGCGCGATCCCGACCATCGTGCTGGCGGTGATCGCCGATTTCACGCTGCAGATGCTGGTCGTGCTGAGCAAGCCGGCCGGCACCCGCCGATAG
- a CDS encoding acyl-CoA thioesterase, translating into MTDDLPRQHELTMTVLMTPDMANFSGKVHGGAILKKLDEVAYACASRYSGSYVVTLSVDQVRFKQPILVGELVTFLASVNYVGRSSMEIGIKIIAESIQDRVIRHTNSCYLTMVAMDSDGNPNPVPQLQLDTPLQKLRYEKAKLRKQMRKQEEQEEQRAQAHLNETREAP; encoded by the coding sequence ATGACCGACGACCTCCCCCGCCAGCACGAACTCACCATGACGGTGTTGATGACGCCCGACATGGCCAACTTCAGCGGCAAGGTACATGGCGGCGCGATTCTCAAGAAGCTCGACGAAGTCGCCTATGCCTGCGCGAGCCGTTATTCCGGTTCCTATGTCGTCACGCTGTCGGTGGACCAGGTACGGTTCAAACAACCAATTCTCGTGGGTGAGCTGGTCACCTTTCTGGCGTCGGTCAACTATGTGGGGCGCTCATCGATGGAGATCGGCATCAAGATCATCGCCGAGTCGATCCAGGACCGCGTCATCCGCCACACCAACAGCTGCTATCTGACCATGGTCGCGATGGACAGCGATGGTAACCCCAACCCCGTGCCACAACTGCAGCTCGACACGCCCTTGCAGAAGCTGCGCTACGAGAAAGCCAAGTTACGCAAGCAAATGCGCAAGCAAGAGGAGCAGGAGGAACAGCGTGCCCAGGCGCATCTCAACGAGACCCGCGAGGCGCCCTGA
- a CDS encoding entericidin A/B family lipoprotein has translation MKRTSIAVLGLLLLAVLSGCNTIHGAGEDIERGGEAMQDAATN, from the coding sequence ATGAAGCGTACATCGATTGCGGTCTTGGGTCTTCTGCTGTTGGCGGTGCTGAGTGGTTGTAACACCATCCATGGTGCGGGCGAGGACATCGAACGTGGCGGTGAAGCGATGCAGGATGCCGCAACCAACTGA
- a CDS encoding HIT domain-containing protein: protein MTDFTLHPRLAADSHYVADLPLCQVRLNDDARYSWLVLIPRRDDIREVYELSADDQATMWQEATEVGRRLMAHHAGDKLNLATLGNQVAQLHLHVIVRHQSDAAWPGPVWGQGTPQPYDAAKLDTHLTTLRDLLRSYA, encoded by the coding sequence ATGACCGATTTCACCCTGCATCCACGCTTGGCGGCCGACTCGCATTACGTCGCCGATCTGCCCCTTTGCCAGGTGCGCCTGAACGACGACGCGCGTTATTCTTGGCTGGTGCTGATCCCCCGTCGTGACGATATCCGCGAAGTCTACGAACTCTCCGCCGACGATCAGGCCACGATGTGGCAGGAAGCCACCGAGGTGGGGCGCCGCTTGATGGCGCACCATGCAGGCGACAAGCTCAACCTGGCCACACTCGGCAATCAGGTCGCGCAGTTGCACCTGCATGTCATCGTCCGCCACCAGAGCGACGCGGCCTGGCCGGGGCCGGTGTGGGGACAAGGCACGCCGCAGCCGTATGACGCCGCAAAGCTGGATACCCACCTGACGACCCTGCGCGACCTGTTGAGGTCATACGCGTGA
- the coaD gene encoding pantetheine-phosphate adenylyltransferase, whose protein sequence is MNIVVYPGTFDPITHGHYDLIERAARMFDKVVVAVAASPRKQPALSLETRVALIEEIIADLDNVTVVGFSGLLTQLLDQQGARIILRGLRAVSDFEYELQLANMNRAQAPHIESLFLTPAIENSYISSTIVREIARLGGDVSKLVHPCVVDALSRHFAPDPSSPETQ, encoded by the coding sequence ATGAATATCGTGGTCTACCCCGGTACCTTCGACCCTATCACCCATGGTCATTACGACCTGATCGAGCGCGCCGCACGCATGTTCGACAAGGTCGTGGTGGCGGTGGCCGCGAGTCCGCGCAAGCAACCCGCATTGTCGCTGGAAACCCGCGTAGCGCTGATCGAAGAGATCATCGCCGATCTCGACAACGTTACGGTCGTCGGATTCAGCGGATTACTGACGCAGTTGCTGGATCAGCAAGGGGCACGCATCATCCTGCGGGGATTGAGAGCGGTATCCGATTTCGAATATGAGTTACAATTGGCCAATATGAACCGGGCCCAGGCGCCCCATATCGAGAGTCTGTTCCTGACGCCCGCGATAGAAAACTCGTATATTTCTTCCACCATCGTGCGCGAGATCGCGCGTCTCGGGGGAGATGTCTCCAAGCTCGTGCACCCTTGCGTAGTCGACGCACTGAGCCGGCATTTCGCCCCAGACCCCTCGTCGCCCGAAACGCAGTAG
- a CDS encoding ABC transporter ATP-binding protein produces the protein MIELQGLTKRYGETRVVDDISLTVEQGEFCVLIGPSGCGKSTTLKMINRLIAHSEGKILVGGEDITTLPPERLRRRIGYAIQSIGLFPHWRVADNIATVPKLLKWPSSRIAARVEELLALFQLDDDGLHDKYPHQLSGGQAQRVGVARALAADPDVLLMDEPFGAVDPLTRDTLQAELARVHRQTGKTIVFVTHDMDEALRLASRVALLNAGQLVQYDRPAELLVAPANDFVRDFIGRADLGLKLLSRRQVEEYCRPAQRTRNNAIASAPITWQVDANDRPMALLGGRLGESQAARTVVNPEWTATPEMSMKEALSRMVWFRVTALPVLDAEGRLLGEVTMSGVMGHRP, from the coding sequence ATGATCGAACTTCAGGGATTGACCAAGCGGTATGGCGAGACACGCGTCGTCGACGACATCTCGCTGACCGTGGAACAGGGCGAGTTCTGTGTACTCATTGGCCCATCGGGATGCGGCAAGTCGACCACGCTGAAGATGATCAATCGCCTGATCGCGCACAGCGAGGGGAAAATCCTGGTGGGCGGCGAAGATATCACCACCCTGCCGCCGGAACGCCTGCGTCGCCGCATCGGCTATGCCATCCAGTCGATCGGACTGTTCCCGCATTGGCGCGTCGCGGACAACATCGCCACCGTGCCCAAGCTACTCAAGTGGCCATCGTCACGCATTGCTGCGCGCGTCGAAGAATTGCTGGCACTTTTTCAGCTCGACGATGACGGGCTTCACGACAAGTATCCGCATCAACTCTCGGGCGGTCAGGCGCAGCGTGTCGGCGTGGCCCGCGCGCTGGCCGCGGACCCCGACGTGCTGCTGATGGATGAACCCTTCGGTGCCGTCGACCCTCTGACGCGCGATACCTTGCAAGCCGAGCTGGCACGCGTGCACCGCCAAACCGGGAAGACCATCGTCTTCGTCACCCATGACATGGACGAAGCCTTGCGCTTGGCCTCCCGCGTGGCACTGCTCAATGCCGGCCAGTTGGTGCAGTACGATCGTCCGGCAGAGCTGCTGGTCGCACCCGCCAACGATTTCGTGCGGGACTTCATCGGGCGCGCCGACTTAGGCCTCAAGCTGCTCTCGCGGCGCCAGGTCGAGGAATATTGTCGGCCCGCCCAGCGCACGCGCAACAACGCCATCGCCAGCGCGCCCATCACCTGGCAGGTGGACGCCAACGACCGTCCCATGGCACTGCTGGGCGGCCGTCTGGGCGAGTCCCAAGCGGCCCGTACGGTGGTCAATCCGGAGTGGACCGCCACGCCGGAGATGTCGATGAAGGAGGCCCTGTCACGCATGGTGTGGTTTCGCGTGACGGCCTTGCCGGTGCTCGATGCCGAGGGGCGCCTGTTGGGCGAAGTGACGATGTCGGGCGTCATGGGGCATCGTCCATGA
- a CDS encoding I78 family peptidase inhibitor, with translation MSKCILGGAMMALLLAGCTGGPTPDEAPSPPPMSQDDVCGADALQDYIGQHADEATVAQLETDSDAERVRVIGPNQAVTMDYRADRLNVKLDDQDTIDELTCG, from the coding sequence ATGAGCAAATGCATTCTGGGCGGGGCAATGATGGCGCTGCTACTGGCGGGATGTACCGGCGGTCCGACGCCGGACGAGGCGCCCTCACCGCCGCCGATGTCGCAAGACGACGTCTGTGGCGCCGACGCGTTGCAAGACTACATCGGCCAGCATGCCGACGAAGCGACAGTGGCACAGTTGGAAACCGACAGTGATGCCGAGCGAGTTCGTGTCATCGGCCCCAACCAGGCGGTGACGATGGATTACCGGGCCGATCGTCTCAATGTCAAACTGGACGACCAGGATACGATCGATGAGCTGACCTGTGGCTGA
- a CDS encoding YfhL family 4Fe-4S dicluster ferredoxin, with protein sequence MALMITDECINCDVCEPECPNGAISAGEEIYVIDPNLCTECVGHFDEPQCQQVCPVDCIPLDPERSETHDQLMHKYRLITAA encoded by the coding sequence ATGGCCCTGATGATCACCGATGAGTGCATCAACTGCGATGTCTGCGAACCCGAGTGCCCCAATGGCGCCATTTCCGCGGGTGAGGAGATTTACGTCATCGACCCCAACCTGTGCACCGAGTGCGTCGGTCATTTCGACGAGCCCCAGTGCCAGCAGGTATGCCCGGTCGACTGCATTCCTCTCGATCCCGAGCGCAGCGAAACTCACGACCAGCTCATGCACAAGTATCGGTTGATTACCGCCGCCTGA
- a CDS encoding MATE family efflux transporter, whose amino-acid sequence MSTSRSPTRIWPLAWPIILSNITVPLLGLVDTAVVGHLPDSRYMAAVTLGATLFSFLYWGFGFLRMGTTGLTSQAMGREDDSDIRNLLGQSLLLALGIGVMLILLAEPLISFGLYLLDGSEAAMSLAASYAHIRILSAPAVMANYAILGWFLGQQNSRVTLAIMVLTNSVNIVLDLLFVVGLGMTSDGVAWATVIADYTALAAGLWLVARQLKLLKGRFLRQRLLRLAAYSELFQVNRHLFVRTLGLLFAMAFFTAQGASQGDTVLAANAVLMQFIMITSYALDGFAHAAEALTGRAVGRRDWSLFGASVRAAARFSLMTAGVAMAAFFFGGDYLIALLTDLPDVRATAGEYLPWMIVMPAIAVWSYLLDGVFIGATATREMRDTILLALAVYLPVWWFTQPLGNHGLWLAFTAFTLVRSASLAAVYLHYRRTRWTVPQDSYHADNHA is encoded by the coding sequence GTGTCCACTTCACGCTCCCCGACACGCATCTGGCCGCTTGCCTGGCCGATCATTCTTTCCAATATCACCGTGCCATTGCTGGGACTGGTGGATACCGCCGTGGTGGGGCACCTGCCGGATTCGCGCTACATGGCCGCCGTGACCCTTGGCGCGACACTGTTCAGCTTTCTCTACTGGGGATTCGGCTTCCTGCGCATGGGCACCACCGGCCTCACCTCCCAGGCCATGGGACGCGAGGACGACAGCGACATACGCAACCTGCTGGGGCAATCGTTGTTGCTGGCGCTGGGCATCGGCGTGATGTTGATCCTGCTCGCCGAACCGCTCATCAGCTTTGGCCTCTACCTGCTCGACGGCAGCGAGGCCGCCATGTCACTGGCGGCGAGCTATGCCCATATTCGCATCCTCTCGGCCCCGGCGGTGATGGCCAATTACGCGATTTTAGGCTGGTTCCTCGGCCAGCAGAATTCGCGTGTCACGCTGGCGATCATGGTTCTGACCAATAGCGTCAACATCGTGCTCGACCTGCTGTTCGTGGTCGGCCTGGGCATGACCAGCGACGGCGTCGCCTGGGCCACGGTGATCGCCGATTATACGGCGTTGGCCGCCGGCCTGTGGCTGGTGGCACGTCAATTGAAGCTGCTTAAGGGGCGCTTCCTGCGCCAGCGACTGCTGCGCCTTGCCGCCTACTCAGAGCTGTTCCAGGTCAACCGGCACCTGTTCGTGCGCACGCTGGGGCTGCTGTTCGCCATGGCCTTCTTCACCGCCCAAGGCGCCAGTCAGGGCGATACGGTACTCGCCGCCAACGCCGTGCTGATGCAGTTCATCATGATCACGTCCTACGCGTTGGACGGCTTCGCTCACGCCGCCGAGGCCTTGACCGGCCGCGCCGTGGGGCGTCGTGACTGGTCGCTGTTCGGGGCCTCGGTGCGCGCCGCGGCGCGCTTCTCACTGATGACCGCCGGCGTCGCCATGGCGGCGTTTTTCTTCGGCGGCGACTACCTGATCGCCCTGCTCACCGACCTCCCGGACGTGCGCGCCACGGCGGGCGAGTATCTGCCCTGGATGATCGTCATGCCGGCCATCGCGGTGTGGAGCTACCTTCTCGATGGCGTCTTCATCGGTGCCACCGCGACCCGCGAAATGCGCGATACCATCCTGCTGGCACTCGCCGTCTACCTGCCGGTGTGGTGGTTCACGCAACCGCTGGGCAATCATGGCCTGTGGCTCGCCTTCACGGCCTTCACCCTGGTGCGCTCGGCAAGTCTCGCCGCCGTCTATCTGCACTACCGGCGCACGCGTTGGACTGTACCTCAGGACTCTTACCACGCGGACAATCACGCATGA
- the osmF gene encoding glycine betaine ABC transporter substrate-binding protein OsmF, whose protein sequence is MQGIFKYFSTAVFGLAAGLALSLTPAFADEPVRVSSKIDTEGSLLGNMIVKRLEHADIPVEDELQLGPTNIVRSALLEDEIDLYPEYTGNGAFFTQTTDDAAWKRAGEGYEKIRAYDKENNDLVWLAPAPANNTWAIALRRDVADENDLSTMEDFAAWIRDGGEIKLAGSAEFVESDAALPSFQRAYDFKLDQDQLLVLSGGNTAATIRAAAENTSGTNAAMVYATDGAIPAADLKVMDDTQGVQMVYEPAPVIRQATLDAYPQIPELLEPVFEGLDRETLQSLNRRIQVDGEPAGDVAEDYLESQDLLD, encoded by the coding sequence ATGCAAGGAATCTTCAAGTATTTCTCCACCGCCGTGTTCGGCCTGGCCGCCGGGCTGGCGTTGTCATTGACGCCGGCGTTCGCCGACGAGCCAGTGCGCGTCTCGTCGAAGATCGATACCGAGGGCTCCTTGCTCGGCAATATGATCGTCAAGCGTTTGGAGCATGCCGACATTCCCGTCGAGGACGAACTGCAGCTAGGTCCGACCAACATCGTGCGCAGTGCCTTGCTCGAAGATGAGATCGACCTGTATCCCGAATACACCGGCAACGGGGCGTTTTTCACGCAAACCACCGATGATGCCGCATGGAAACGCGCAGGCGAGGGTTACGAGAAGATTCGCGCCTACGACAAGGAAAACAACGACCTGGTATGGCTCGCCCCGGCGCCAGCCAACAATACCTGGGCCATTGCGCTGCGCCGTGACGTCGCCGACGAGAACGATCTCTCCACCATGGAGGATTTCGCCGCCTGGATACGCGATGGCGGTGAGATCAAGCTGGCCGGCTCCGCCGAATTCGTGGAAAGCGATGCCGCTTTGCCCAGCTTCCAGCGTGCCTACGATTTCAAGCTCGACCAGGACCAGTTGCTAGTCCTCTCCGGCGGCAACACGGCGGCGACCATTCGCGCCGCCGCCGAGAACACCAGCGGCACCAATGCCGCCATGGTCTATGCCACCGACGGCGCCATCCCCGCTGCCGATCTCAAGGTCATGGACGACACTCAAGGCGTACAGATGGTCTACGAGCCGGCGCCGGTGATCCGCCAAGCCACGCTCGATGCCTACCCGCAAATTCCCGAACTGCTCGAGCCCGTTTTCGAAGGGCTCGACCGAGAAACCTTACAGTCGCTCAACCGTCGCATTCAGGTCGATGGTGAACCAGCCGGCGATGTCGCCGAGGATTACCTGGAATCACAAGACCTGCTCGACTGA
- a CDS encoding LysE family translocator, which translates to MLEGWISLGPAALYMISMSITPGPNNVMLTASGANYGYRRTLPHLLGIAVGCFVLFTAIALGLGVLFERYPMVQNALRLIGSAYLLYLAWKIATAPPPEFRDDAAAKPLSLWQAAAFQFANPKAWVMGLALMAGFLPEGGPVWLNALLLAGLAEIVAFPCISLWAGFGMAIRHWLTTPQAWRRFNVVMGVLTAACVFFILR; encoded by the coding sequence ATGCTGGAAGGATGGATCTCGCTCGGCCCCGCTGCGCTGTACATGATTTCAATGAGCATCACGCCGGGTCCCAATAACGTCATGCTAACCGCCTCGGGCGCCAATTACGGCTACCGACGCACCCTGCCGCACCTACTGGGTATCGCAGTGGGCTGTTTCGTATTGTTTACGGCCATCGCCCTAGGGTTGGGGGTGCTCTTCGAGCGTTATCCGATGGTACAGAACGCGCTACGCCTGATCGGCAGTGCCTATCTGCTGTATTTGGCCTGGAAAATCGCCACCGCACCTCCGCCTGAGTTCCGCGACGATGCTGCGGCAAAACCGCTGAGTCTCTGGCAAGCGGCGGCGTTTCAGTTCGCCAATCCCAAGGCGTGGGTGATGGGTCTGGCATTGATGGCGGGCTTTCTGCCCGAGGGTGGCCCCGTATGGCTGAATGCCTTACTCCTGGCCGGGCTTGCCGAAATCGTGGCTTTCCCATGCATCTCGCTATGGGCCGGGTTCGGCATGGCCATCCGCCACTGGCTAACCACGCCCCAAGCGTGGCGACGCTTCAACGTCGTCATGGGTGTGCTCACCGCCGCCTGTGTGTTTTTTATCCTCCGCTAG